In the genome of Streptomyces racemochromogenes, one region contains:
- a CDS encoding EF-hand domain-containing protein, which produces MRTEAAKRAELVFSLFDANGNGVIDSGDFDLMTERVLEAAVDSDADAREAIRTAFRRYWTTLATELDANGDGVITLEEFRPFVLDPQRFGPTVAEFATALSALGDPDGDGLIERPLFMSLMTAIGFEKANIDALFDAFAPDAADRITVATWAAGIEDYYAPDLAGIPGDRLVGAPAV; this is translated from the coding sequence ATGCGCACTGAGGCCGCCAAGCGGGCCGAGCTGGTCTTCTCCCTCTTCGACGCCAACGGCAACGGAGTCATCGACTCCGGCGACTTCGACCTCATGACGGAGCGCGTTCTGGAGGCGGCGGTCGACTCGGACGCCGATGCCAGGGAGGCCATCCGGACCGCGTTCCGCCGCTACTGGACGACGCTGGCCACCGAGCTGGACGCCAACGGCGACGGCGTGATCACCCTCGAGGAGTTCCGCCCCTTCGTACTCGACCCCCAGCGCTTCGGCCCGACGGTCGCCGAGTTCGCCACGGCGCTCTCCGCACTCGGCGACCCGGACGGGGACGGCCTGATCGAGCGCCCGCTCTTCATGTCGCTGATGACGGCGATCGGCTTCGAGAAGGCGAACATCGACGCGCTCTTCGACGCCTTCGCCCCGGACGCCGCGGACCGCATCACCGTGGCCACGTGGGCCGCCGGCATCGAGGACTACTACGCCCCGGACCTGGCCGGGATTCCCGGCGACCGGCTGGTGGGCGCCCCGGCCGTGTGA